DNA sequence from the Urocitellus parryii isolate mUroPar1 chromosome 12, mUroPar1.hap1, whole genome shotgun sequence genome:
ACCACAGGGCAGAGACTACAGCCAAGGGAACAACCTGGAAGAATAAGCACATGGTGGCATACATGTGTATGACGCAATGTACCATGAAATGGCTGGCACACAGACATGGAGTGGAACATAGTAAAAGGCTTTGAGAAGTCAGCTTGCAGTCAGATAAAGAAAGCCTTGACAAGGAGCTAAAAATGGAATCTGAAGCCCATAAGCCATTCAAGATTTCCAAGAGGAGAATAACATGACTGAACTATTTTCAGGACATAATTCTGGGACAGTTATTGCAATTTCACTGGAAAGAAGGTTTAGATAGGATCCTAGATGGGGCCTCCTTCCATAGTAGGAATGTTTGTGGCTCCAAATCATAACTCAATGGCCTGCAAATCATAACTCAATGGCCTGCACTCCTGGGACACAAtgcactaaattttttttaaaaactcaagctTACCAAACTGAGGATAAACCCTTACAGCAATTTATTTGGCGATTAAATTCTCATTATCCTGGGTCTCATAGCTATCTCTAGTCCCTACTCAAACCCCACCAAATAACAGTAAAggtatatttaaagataaaaattcccAAAAAAGTGGGATAGATGATGAATATAGACGACAGATGgcaataaaattttcaaagatgatactatcaaaatggagaaaaataaaacctaaatgtGTGCAGCAGTGGGaaagtaaacagaaaacaaagtgaCCAATCACCTTATTACTATGAGAAAACAGAGCTTCCATCAGTTTCAATGCCCCAATCTTAAATACAGACAGGCCAATAAATAGGGTTACCAGGTATTTCAAGAACACCTCTAACATGAGAAACAGAGGCacaaacaagggaaaaaagaaagttgatGGGGAGATCAAAAGGAACTTTAAAAACAGGTATCATTAAAGAGATAAAAGATaatacattcattaaaaaaaaagagctagttCTTAGAAATAAGTATTAGAGGTGGTAGTAGAATAAGCCCAAAGTCTTggctactaaggaggctgaggcaaaggattgcttgagcctggtaattcagggccagcctgggcaacatagtaagaccccatctctttaaaattatacacatataaaaaaataccctaaaaatatataattacatacacACAAGTGTGTGTTTAGAAAacagcagatttttttaaaaaaagcaaagggcttaaaaatagaaaataggagaaaaaatatacaattaactTAGAGGTACATTTCAGAAAATCCAACATTCAACTAGATGTTCCCCCAGAAGAgcgtaaaaatgaaaatttctcatAACTTGCCAGATTGAAAGGCTCACTAAATAtagtattatgtattttaaaatacattaagacACCTGAAATAAAGACCTTAaagcttcaagaaaaaaaaaaaaagctccagaATCAGAATAGTTACAGGATTCAACAGTAACAATGACATGCAGAACAATGTATACATGCATTTAAAAGTGCCCACCTGCAACTTTATAGCAAATTCAActattaatgaagaaaaaaataaatcaatttgtcactaaagaatttcaaaaaatttacatCCTGGGGGccagggttggggctcagtggtcgagtgctttcctagcatgcgtgaggcactgggttataCTCctggcactacataaaaataaacaaataaaataaaagtattgggtccatctacaactaaaaaaaaaatacttaaaaaaattacatccCATTGACTACTGAAGGATATAATCCACCAAATAGGGAAGGAAACCATGAAAGCAGCAGCTACAGGATCCAGGAGACACAAGAGAGGCCTAAGAAATAAACAGGGTAAAGATGAAGTGGAATTCCGGGGAAGGAGCTATGCCTAGGTCTAGAGACAGAGTTGTTCCGGACAGAGTTGTGTTCCccccaaattcctatgttgaagttCTAACTATCAACATCTGGAGATGTGACTGTAGTTGGGAAACAGAGCTTTTAACCAGGTAAGTAAATTCAAGGGAGGTGCTAGGATGGGCCCTCATCCAACATGACTGACATCCTTTTAAGAGGAAAGggctgatgatgtagctcagaggtacagcacctCCCTAGTAAGtgaggacctggattcaatccctagcaccaccaaaaaaccaaaccaaaccaacaaaaagccactggagagagagagattagggCACTGACAAACACAAAAGAAAGGCCATGCAAAGACACAGGTAGAACCAGTCATCCACAAAGTGATAAGAAAAGCCTCAAAGAAATCAACCCTGCTGACAtctttatcttttctagtttCCAGAACTATTAGCAAACACATTTCTATAATTTAAGCTACCCAGtctgtagtattttgttatggtagctctagaaaacaaacacagaaccTAACCTGAAACAGACCAAGAGGGCTCCAGGGAAGATTTCAAACGAAAAAGAATCTGATGAATTTACCCATGTTGAGATATTTTATAATGCTATTAGAGATTTGGGGTACGAACTAGTGATAGGTCCAGAGGAAAAGAGgcaaaaaatgaagcaaaaatgacAGGGAAAAGGGGATTATAAGAAATGTAACTATGGTACCTTATGGCTCATGGAATAATATTTACCTAGTAACATGAATTTAGAACAGATTTAACCACAAGTTTTATGTGTGGAATGGGTAGAAGGTCTGCAAAAGCATTCTCCTCATCTACCATAGTATCacaaattgaaaaatcaagaagTGGCTATAgtcatattatttaaataatggaaCCAAATACCAGATGATAACATGAAAATACTTAAGGTGGTTGCTTCTGAGAAAAGAATATTGGGGCAGGGCAGAGGACTGTTCTTTTTCATAGTAATCTCAGTAGAGCTATCTgagttttaaaatgtgctttttaaataaaaacataaattttaaaagcctgaaCAGAGTACGAAAGCCCTTTTTAAAAGGGGGCTGCTGGTCCTTTTAGCCAGAAGCCTTTCAATGGTATGAGCAGAAACAAGAACCAATGTGTTACAGAATAAATGAAACAGGAGATATCAAATcctaattagttttttttttttttaaaacaagccATGCTGATAGCTAAAATAAGGGAGAATACAAAAGggatgataaataaaaatttttgaaggaGGCAAAGCTTATATGATGGCCCTTTCTACTGGGAGTGTTTTCCTTTGAAGCTGCTTGCCAAGGCCTTTTTCACAACTATGAGACTAGCTGGATTCCCATACCTACCCCTGCTGATTCTGCTTTGCCTTACAGTTGTCTTGCTCCAATTTCGTCCAATGTGAGCCTTCAGGATGTATCCTGGGGAACAATTCTATAAGAGTAGGCTTGTAGCAAGAAGGACTTTTTGTATCTCTGTTAAATGTGGAGAGCAGAGAAAAACTTTATGAGCCATTACTTAGATCAAATAGAGTACCCTGATTGAGCCAATCAGATACAGGCAAGAACAGCTGAAGTAGAATACTTCCTTAAAGTCAGATTGTTCACACAcaagagagaacagagaaaatacCCCTCATATGCAGTATCAGAAATCCTAAAAACCAGAGGCTTTAAAAAAGGAAGCCAAGTTGCCCAAGTATTCATCAAATATTGATTGAGAGGATGATGAGACACTTGGCTTGGGTAAGCAAAGGTTTCTGGCTCCCTCTGcactaaaaataattaacattctcCCAAATGATCTACCTTCATGTTCCTGAGGTAAAGCACCACTCCAGTGATAGGCAACTGGAGAAAACATCCCAGAGGGTTATGTTCAGCAGAGGAGCAATAACATCAACATGCCAGATATCCCAGGCAATTTATAGTCACACCCCATTTGTTCATCAGTCAACCTTTATAATCGATAAAGTTTCTAAGTTTTCTGGATAGTTTTACCCTATTCATGACATTTACCCTATCAGGTAAATAATGATTTGATTTAATTAACCAGCATTCTGGTTTATCAAATCAGTTTCTCTCACCCAACTGCTAACCAATCTCTCAAATTTTATCCATCTCTGGGTTAGATGGCATATCTGGCAATTCAGTGAAAGGAAGTTGGTCAAATACCACAAAAAAactgccaaagaaagaaatgtataatCACAAAAACACCACAATTAATTACAGATAGTGACTAGCTTCTAAAGAAATTTTCTCCTAggtaaattttaattgaaattttgaaGAATTATGGAAAAAAGATACCCTTATGACTAGGTCAATAGAACAtgacaaaaacactaaaaatttcTGTAAATACACAAACTTATGTTACAAGTCTAGTCagaagaaaatacatagaaaaaagatactattttaaaaaataacttgcaaGAGAAATATACTTAAGTTCTAAAATATCATCTTcctttagaaaattttaagactGGAATGAcaggttttgttctgtttttttttgttgttgttgttgttttgttttggtattgctGTAATTACTGTAAATTTATCAGCAAAAAGGTAAATATTAATGTAATTCCTTTAAAAGCTTGAACACatataaaggaaacaataaaatagatatatatataaaataaaaaataaaaaaaacaagcaaaaacctCATTTGACCTGAAAAACCTCATTTGACCTGATTTTATTAAGTCACTCCAGTTATCTTCAGCGCAGCTCTGATCTCCAGGGAGATATCCAGGACAGGTTTTGTATCACTCGGTCCATCCCCAGTAGGTCGGATAGGACAGTCTCTGATAACTGCCAGGATACCACCTCTTATCCTGGACTGCTTGACTGCCATTTGGCTTCACATTCCAAAAGTATCTCCTTTGTGAATAGTCCTCtccagcagggccaggaggagggatATGGCTTCTCTGGTAAACATTCtgattttgtgaaaattttcttaaaCAAAAAGCAATAATCCATTATTAGTATTAATGAAACATATAATAAGctttatgaaataatatatagatACTCTGATTCTTCTGTTTGCTACCTATTTCACCTTGGCAGATAAATTACTTAAATCATTCTGTCTCCTAATTCTCTATAAAACAGAGCTAATAGTATCTTCCCAGGTTATTATGAAGGTAAAATAagacaatatatttaaatttcctaCAATGCCCTGGAACACAGACAGGTTCCCAGGAGTCTTTCTACCGTTCCCTCCAAAAGCCTGGCAGGGTTAATATAAAACAATAAGCTATTTAGTATGGAAATGGAGGTGCTTTTGCTTTATAAGTAAGTATAAATTAAttagaaagtataaaaaattactCTAGCCATGGTACATGCAAATTTGGTTAATTAggatttaataatttcaaaagcaAGATCAGAGAATACATATAATTACAAAAATTTGGAAAttggataaaagaaaaatgaaacctaCAAACCCCCCTTAATCCCACTTCATCTAATTCAACTGGTTCATATTTCCTTTTGGTCTTTTTccatttgcatcttttttttgaCTCTTGAATTATAACCTATTGTTTTTACTTATAAGTGAGCTATCATTTTCAATGGTTTTACAAAATGTCATAGTATGAATATAACTATTCTGCTATATTCTCCACTATTAGAAATTCAGACCACCAGTCTTTACTATTATAGTATTTCTTGTATTAACATCCCCAATATTATACTACTGTAGCTTGAGCACCAAGCCCAGTGTCTGAGACATAGTAGGGAGTTTGGAAATGTGTTGTTGAATCACAGAATATAGCCTTTTccatattttgaagtatttcctTAGTCTCAACATGGAATCACCATGAGTATtgttatagacattaaaattgTGTTTCAAAAGGGTTGTCACTAGcaagatcttttaaaaacatttacatcttttaaaaaaaaatgccaacatcTTTTTTCAAAGTGTTTACAATGTGCTACACTGTTTTAACTCAAGTAGTCATCACTGACAATGCCTATGGGGGCATGTATTATTCAAATCTCACTTGGCTGATAAATAAAGAGAACTCTAGAGAGGTTAAGTATCTCACCCAAGATCATACACTGGGTGAATGGCAGAGCCAGATGCAAATCCAAGACCAGCCTGACAACCATGGGGTTGCTCATCAAAAACTGTTGCTAAAATAGTGAAAGAATAATACTCTTTTGCTCTTTTTGGATGGTCAATTTCAGGTATCAACTTGATTAAGGAATACCTAGACAGCTGGTAAAGCATTATTTCTAGATATGTCTATGAAGGTGTTTTTGGAAAAGGCTGGTGTGTGAGTTGGAAGACTGAGTGAGGAGATCCTCCCTCAATGTAGGTAAACCCcaatcaaagagaagaaaaggtgaATTTGCCCTCATTCCTAGAACTGGGATAcccttcttctcctgttcttcatATCAGAACTCCAAGAGTCCCAGCCCTTGGACTCTAGGACTTGCATGAGTAGTTACCCCTTTCCCCTACCTTCCCATGTCCAAAACCCATGGATTCTCAGGCCTTTGGTGTCAAGACTAAGACTGAGAATTACCAGGTTCCCTGGTTCAGATGTTTTTTTCACTTGGCATCCTTAGGTCTCTAGCTTTCAGAAGCCTGTTGTAGGATCTCGAAGCCTCCATAATAATAAGAACCAATTTCCCTAATAAAGCCTCTCtttaagtatgtatgtatgtatgtatgtatctccTATTGGTTCTCTCTTTTTGGAGAGTCAATAGACTATTTTAATCAAACTGAAATTTTTCCCATTtccaaagtgaaatatttttgtgatttatctgtttaaatcCTTTGCAAATGTTTctattgctattttattattttcacttaatttGTATTTACTCTTTTTCCTTATTCTGAAAACCACACCACAATTCATGTAGTCTAAGAATGCAAGATTCTTTCTGGTAGACATATCACACTGAAGTTTACAAATCAATGAAAATGTCTAAATTCCCTTCCAACTGCCTCTGAAGTTTCCTATTTCTCTACTTAGTATCTGATTTTCCAAAATACAGAACAAGATGACACCTTCTGGTTTACAATGATCAGTAAGAAAACATCAACTGCTCATCATtatcaaaacatattttcaatgatttatagtataatttctattttaggttcagaaaaaggaaaagcagaggtACCTGAATGGCTGCTGCAAGTGTGGGGACTGGGTGTGAAAACGCCGGGAAGGCATTGGATAACCATAGGTCCGATGTAAGTTATACCTAGATCCTTGGTTACCAGACTTGTTAGAGGTGTGGACTGATTCCATGAGATGTGCTGAGTCTTCAAAATCACTTGACCTGGATACACCAGAATTCCAATTCCTCAAAGAGAGCATTTCCATACAATATTACTGGTTTCCAAACTTGGTAGTAAATTAAGTGACTAAATATTTTggcttataaaaatgaaaattccttcCTCTGACCATCCCTATTTATAAGGCTCCCCCCAGCAAGTGAATAAGCTACCAGAAGATGGATATACACAGTTTGAATTATACAAAAGAGAGCTCCCTAACCACAAATCTCACATATAAGACTTACTTTCTGACAGGACCATTCTGAAGGTCTTCAATGTAGTTTTGTCTTTCTATGCAATGTCCCCGGCACCTATTGAATACTGAGGAGTGGATGAACTGTTAGAAATAATTGTAGAGACAACAAAACTTTCCAAGAGAAAGTAAACCAAGCTGAAATTCATTGACTAATTATTTAGGCTGTTGTATCTCACTACTTCCAAATATATTCCTTTATAAACTTTGGAAAAAGATTAtcttgtttgggttttgtttttctttccttttttcttttggtgctggagatcaaacccagggcctcaagcatgctaagcaggtactctaccactgagccccaaaagttagtcttctttttcttttttgaatttgttaTATTGGAACAAATGAATTACGAactatttttcccaaaatttgagaaattcatctacatttttacctttaacttttatggaaaaggaaaaaatagtgaCAACCCTCATACTTACATTCAATTGCATCATCTGGCCTCATGCCTTCTACATCAATCAAATATCTAACAATAAACAACATAATTTGGGTCATTTATATAtacgaaaagaaaaaaagttttttttaaaaaggtccaaTTTCACTTACAAATGGAGAcataaaaatcttaaagaaaatatcagcACATCTAATCCAACAATAATTATTAAAGAATGATATGCCATGACCACGAAAGACCTTATTCCAAGAATGCAAGATGACCCAACTTTAGAAGatctattaataaaaatacttacattgatataataataatttaagtaataaaggaaaggaaatatggGACCAAACTGACAGATGCTTTACAATGTATCTGAAAAATTAAATAGTTGTTTTTGATCAAAATTCTTTGTACACTAAAAACAGAAGACTTCCTTAGATTGACAAAGAATTTATCAGGAACCaacaagcaaaaaacaaatagggaaaaatattaacctcatatccaaaaaatattttgtaagaaatgTCTGGGCCAGAATGGAGATGCCATCATCTCAGCAATTTCTTCCTTACTCTCATCTTCATCCCACCACCAAGTACTGACAATGATGTAACCTAAATATCTCTAGAATATGACCACACCTTTCCACCAAATGACTACCACACTTCAGTCCAAGCTACTACTATGCTTTAATTCCTATAAAAGCCTCCTAACATGACTCCTTTCTTCTGCAGTTTATTCTTTACTCAGTAGtaaaatgaaaagttgaaaatacaaatttgaatATATTCTACACACTCACCCCCAACAAAAAAGTTTAATAGTTTTCTTgtgttcttaaaataaaacaaagccttAAACCCAGCTCTGCATGATCTAGCTCCTACCCATACTTCCAGATCCATTTTAATACTATACTTACCCCATGGTCTGATTCCTCCAACACAGTTAATGTCATCTTGTTACAGGGTCTTTGCTGCTTCTTATGTCCACTATTCTCTCCACAGTGTCCCTAACTGGTCAGTACCAATTCAACTTCTGATATTTGCTCAAAGTTCTCCATGGAAACCTATTCCCTATCAGTTATAATTGAGTGCCTATCAGTTATCTCTGGGACAATGACAAACATATTCAAAGATGCTCATACATGAATGTTTGCTATTTTAATGCTTTATAATATCAAAAACTTATGACTTTCATGTTCATCAGTACACAAACAGtgcagcctttaaaaagaatatgGTCACAAAGCACTTTCTACAACATATTAAACCATAAAACAGAACATCTATTATACCATGAactaactaaaatatatatatatatatatatatatatatatatatatatgcttgtaTCTGcatttttgaagtttaaaaagatGTAcactaaattattaataatggtAATCTCTGGGTGAGGGACtatatttctttctactttacACATTTTTATACTGATTGCATTTCTTGCAACAAACTTACACTACCATTGTTAtcagacaaaaacaacttaaacaCAGTTTGCCTCTGGAGTTGGCAACTCACCTGCAGATGAGGTAACCAGTCCGGTTTAAGCCATGTGTACAGTGGACACCAATAAGTTTgtctataaaacaagaaaaacagtTAAGTAACTAAAATAGATACAAGTTATACAATTATTGAAGAGTAATATTTAAAGATACCACAATATTACCACTACCctgaaaaggaattttttaaaaaatatatatagtataaaaaatTGTCTACTAGAAAATCAACATTCACTGTTTCggggaaattttaaataactccaCGATGTAAATCAATGATGTAAACTGTAGAAGATCTGATCCCAGGTATTAAAAGCTACACTTGTACTGAGACAAATTCATTGGTCCAAATAGAGCACATATCATTAACCGATTTAGTTATagaaaaaggaagtgaaaaaaaaaaaatcccaacagactagaagaataaaatttgtttttgaataaaacaaatggaatgccttcaccttttaaaaaatatttttggggctggggatgtggctcaagtggtaacgcactctcctggcatgcagg
Encoded proteins:
- the Dusp11 gene encoding RNA/RNP complex-1-interacting phosphatase isoform X2, with product MNQWHHARSGWGRGRDFSGRPSAKRKGGNRIPERWKDYLPVGQRMPGTRFIAFKVPLQKSFEAKLAPEERFSPLDLFNKIREQNEELGLIIDLTYTQRYYKSEDLPETIPYLKICTVGHQVPDNNTIFKFKCAVSGFLKENKDNDKLIGVHCTHGLNRTGYLICRYLIDVEGMRPDDAIELFNRCRGHCIERQNYIEDLQNGPVRKNWNSGVSRSSDFEDSAHLMESVHTSNKSGNQGSRYNLHRTYGYPMPSRRFHTQSPHLQQPFRKFSQNQNVYQRSHIPPPGPAGEDYSQRRYFWNVKPNGSQAVQDKRWYPGSYQRLSYPTYWGWTE
- the Dusp11 gene encoding RNA/RNP complex-1-interacting phosphatase isoform X1: MNQWHHARSGWGRGRDFSGRPSAKRKGGNRIPERWKDYLPVGQRMPGTRFIAFKVPLQKSFEAKLAPEERFSPLDLFNKIREQNEELGLIIDLTYTQRYYKSEDLPETIPYLKICTVGHQVPDNNTIFKFKCAVSGFLKENKDNDKLIGVHCTHGLNRTGYLICRYLIDVEGMRPDDAIELFNRCRGHCIERQNYIEDLQNGPVRKSSDFEDSAHLMESVHTSNKSGNQGSRYNLHRTYGYPMPSRRFHTQSPHLQQPFRKFSQNQNVYQRSHIPPPGPAGEDYSQRRYFWNVKPNGSQAVQDKRWYPGSYQRLSYPTYWGWTE